A single window of Leishmania panamensis strain MHOM/PA/94/PSC-1 chromosome 35 sequence DNA harbors:
- a CDS encoding glycyl tRNA synthetase, putative (TriTrypDB/GeneDB-style sysID: LpmP.35.3940), giving the protein MSAASLPAKLEGFVRSEFEDTCRRRFFYGLAFDPYGGTAGLYDLGPTMCAMKSNMLHFWRQHFVLEESMCEVDTTCLTPEEVFKASGHVTRFNDVMVRDTVTGECIRADKFLEEWSEAQIAKDGITAEQKDEFLHLLHDAAGMNPAQIKAVVERHAIKSPKGNTFSDPFPFNLMFATHIGPEGDRLGYLRPELAQGIILNFKRLMDSGNAQRMPFAGACIGTAFRNEIAPRSALIRVREFTLAEIEHFVNPNNKTHEKFNSVRDVEIWAWPRNLQANNEDPIRMKIGEAVDAKVIDNQTLGYFIGRVALFLESVGVRFYRFRQHQSTEMAHYAQDCWDAELLTSYGWIECVGIADRSAYDLTQHSNASKKDLCAREEYDEPRIERQLLRQLTKGLIGKTFGKRAGEVMEYLNTAPAEACEAVRAAHAAGQPATIALPSGEEVLITAQMVSFEEKDVRVTGYSYTPSVIEPSFGIGRILYCLLEQSYWVRRDDGGKNDKRAVFSFSPLLAPQKVALLPLMVKPDLLAIISEIRQELVMRGISVRVDDSSVTIGKKYARVDELGIPFAITCDFEGDGSVTLRERDTASQVRVPRSEVTSVVMELCNPLQPITWECVKAKYPAQTAAVEK; this is encoded by the coding sequence ATGTCCGCGGCGTCTCTGCCGGCGAAGCTGGAGGGCTTCGTACGCAGCGAGTTCGAAGACACATGCCGCCGTCGATTCTTCTACGGCCTCGCCTTTGACCCCTATGGCGGAACGGCTGGCCTCTACGACCTCGGCCCCACCATGTGCGCTATGAAGAGCAACATGCTTCATTTTTGGCGTCAGCACTTTGTGCTCGAGGAGAGCATGTGTGAGGTGGACACAACCTGCCTTACGCCGGAGGAAGTGTTCAAGGCATCCGGTCACGTCACACGCTTCAACGACGTCATGGTGCGCGACACCGTCACAGGTGAGTGCATCCGCGCTGACAAGTTTCTTGAAGAGTGGAGCGAGGCGCAGATCGCGAAGGACGGCATAACGGCAGAGCAGAAGGACGAGTttctgcacctgctgcacgacgccgccggcatGAACCCAGCCCAGATCAAAGCAGTCGTGGAGAGGCACGCCATCAAGTCGCCCAAGGGAAACACCTTCAGCGATCCTTTCCCCTTCAACCTCATGTTCGCCACTCACATCGGGCCGGAGGGGGACCGCCTCGGCTACCTGCGCCCCGAGCTGGCTCAGGGCATCATCCTAAATTTCAAGCGCCTGATGGACTCGGGCAATGCCCAGCGCATGCCCTTCGCCGGTGCGTGCATTGGAACTGCCTTCCGTAACGAGATCGCGCCGCGTTCGGCGCTTATTCGTGTTCGCGAGTTCACGCTGGCGGAGATTGAGCACTTTGTCAACCCGAACAACAAGACGCACGAGAAGTTCAACAGCGTCCGCGATGTCGAGATCTGGGCGTGGCCGCGCAACCTCCAGGCAAACAACGAGGACCCCATCCGCATGAAGATCGGCGAGGCCGTCGACGCAAAAGTGATCGACAACCAGACTCTCGGTTACTTCATAGGACGCGTCGCGCTCTTCCTCGAGTCTGTCGGCGTCCGCTTCTATCGCTTCCGTCAGCACCAGTCAACGGAGATGGCACACTACGCTCAGGATTGCTGGGACGCGGAGCTTCTCACCTCATACGGCTGGATCGAGTGCGTCGGCATTGCGGACCGCTCCGCGTATGATTtgacgcagcacagcaacgCGTCGAAGAAGGacctgtgtgcgcgtgaggAGTACGACGAGCCGCGCATAGAGCGCCAGCTTCTACGCCAGCTGACGAAGGGCCTAATCGGCAAAACGTTCGGCAAAAGGGCTGGCGAGGTTATGGAGTACCTCAACACCGCCCCAGCGGAAGCGTGCGAGGCTGTCCGCGCCGCCCACGCGGCTGGTCAGCCGGCCACTATCGCTCTTCCCTCTGGCGAAGAGGTCTTAATCACGGCGCAGATGGTATCGTTCGAGGAGAAGGATGTGAGGGTGACGGGCTACAGCTACACCCCGAGCGTGATCGAGCCGTCCTTTGGCATCGGCCGCATCCTGTACTGCTTACTGGAGCAGAGCTACTGGGTGCGCCGTGACGATGGTGGAAAGAACGACAAGCGCGCTGTCTTCAGTTTTagcccgctgctggcgccgcagAAGGTGGCCCTGCTACCGCTCATGGTGAAGCCGGACCTGCTTGCCATCATCTCGGAGATTCGCCAGGAGCTCGTCATGCGAGGCATCTCCGTCCGCGTCGATGACAGCAGTGTTACGATCGGCAAGAAGTATGCCCGCGTGGATGAGCTCGGCATCCCGTTTGCCATCACATGCGACTTCGAGGGGGACGGTAGCGTGACGCTGCGCGAACGCGACACGGCTTCGCAGGTGCGTGTACCCCGGTCGGAGGTGACGTCGGTTGTGATGGAGCTGTGCAACCCTCTCCAGCCCATCACATGGGAGTGCGTGAAGGCCAAGTACCCCGCTCAgactgctgcggtggagAAGTAG
- a CDS encoding snf7-like protein, putative (TriTrypDB/GeneDB-style sysID: LpmP.35.3950) gives MFNRLFGKEKQVQPSRGNLGGDKNTAKTMEDMDAAIELLEKREAALEKRIEGELTKAKQLYAKKNTQGALQCMKRKKMYEEQLVNIGAQKQNLETLKFTVQNQSMNHEVLRAQIRAKEELKRSNKKMNADKIEDNMDDLMEEMDKANQVSEALRQPLDTNLVDEDELMNELEMELDGMNLGEVPAVDTKLPEMPAVPNQKLPAKPVKTKTQEDEDALAALEAELA, from the coding sequence ATGTTCAATCGCCTCTTTGGTAAGGAGAAGCAGGTGCAGCCGAGCCGCGGAAATCTCGGCGGCGATAAGAACACTGCGAAGACGATGGAAGACATGGACGCGGCCATTGAGCTCCTGGAGAAGCGTGAGGCAGCTCTGGAAAAACGTATAGAGGGCGAACTGACcaaggcgaagcagctgtATGCCAAGAAGAACACCCAGGGCGCCCTGCAGTGCATGAAGCGGAAGAAGATGTACGAAGAGCAGCTGGTGAACATCGGTGCACAGAAGCAGAACTTAGAGACGCTCAAGTTCACAGTGCAGAATCAAAGTATGAAccacgaggtgctgcgggcaCAGATTCGcgccaaggaggagctgaaacGTTCCAACAAGAAGATGAACGCCGACAAGATCGAGGACAATATGGATGACTtgatggaggagatggacaaGGCGAACCAGGTGAGCGAGGCTCTCCGCCAGCCGTTAGACACCAACCTCGTTGACGAGGATGAGCTAATGAATGAGCTGGAGATGGAGCTGGACGGGATGAACCTCGGGGAGGTCCCAGCGGTCGACACGAAGCTGCCTGAGATGCCCGCTGTGCCGAATCAGAAGCTCCCGGCGAAGCCTGTTAAAACCAAGACGcaggaggatgaggacgcCCTTGCGGCTCTCGAGGCAGAGCTCGCCTAA
- a CDS encoding hypothetical protein (TriTrypDB/GeneDB-style sysID: LpmP.35.3960), whose product MSGTATATAYVRHCDATSSATPPGCVRKLVVDLTLDDSTLAGAILETEVTVEHALHQSLFPHDAASDVAGAAATSLQVSLPPIRVALRRSAVQVRYMLTYLRTFPAALRDYVKVLHTAMSCDDGVTRCPSYTSMTGGLVSAPLGVCCLCIGIECALTNEFCNVSMRGHFCFRTGAAGSICVQNEGIVYHGWSVGSPLPYYTLRLSASGQGIAQTTLQLTTDAPSAQAGASFLHLVQTSGVSPGEGGTTVDIAGRVLFVPSAESSSGSTSHVRDDDPAEWLLLPASLVSNSGNECDKVGISPDYFYSQSSTTQCNAQKGTCVRHQLADYREEDLAQIAQGKGGRYIAAFLSIFTRQRVGQQEFLLEAAQRIGGAVLRWTVNADQLVFKLFPVSGVLDTVRFVSGTGALYVTVRNNNTYGGLYYVAVAQCQRARVSDCANDGVTSECVREALVAGANTSSMFQFSMMSDPAEETGSTASCTVVLRDAANALLASTNVSWAIEATTPAPNLPKAEQCRRCVFSDLRCFFSTVCEWQMLVWTAVAVTVTWAPYAILAYWRMVWHFGSKYVAWLQ is encoded by the coding sequence AtgagcggcaccgccacggcaACAGCCTACGTGCGCCACTGCGACGCCACCTCTTCAGCCACGCCTCCCGGGTGCGTGCGCAAACTGGTAGTGGACCTCACCCTCGACGATAGTACTCTCGCTGGCGCCATCTTGGAGACAGAGGTGACGGTGGAGCACGCGTTGCACCAGTCGCTCTTCCCCCATGATGCAGCGTCTGATGTTGctggcgcagccgccacctcgctTCAGGTGTCCCTACCGCCTATCAGGGTGGCACtacggcgcagcgccgtgcagGTGCGCTACATGCTCACTTACCTACGCACGTTCCCGGCGGCGTTGCGAGATTATGTGAAGGTGCTGCATACGGCTATGTCATGTGACGACGGTGTCACTCGCTGCCCCTCCTACACGAGCATGACCGGGGGTCTTGTATCAGCGCCGCTCGGAgtgtgctgcctctgcatcgGCATCGAGTGTGCCCTCACGAACGAATTCTGCAACGTCTCGATGCGCGGGCACTTTTGTTTCCGCACCGGCGCAGCCGGTAGTATCTGCGTACAGAACGAGGGCATTGTGTACCACGGATGGTCTGTGGGATCGCCGCTTCCCTACTACACGCTCCGCCTATCCGCGAGCGGACAAGGTATCGCACAAACTACACTGCAGCTCACGACGGACGCCCCTTCGGCGCAGGCCGGTGCGTCTTTTCTGCACCTTGTGCAGACCTCCGGCGTTTCGcccggagaggggggcactACGGTTGATATTGCTGGGCGGGTACTATTCGTCCCCTCTGcggaaagcagcagcggcagcaccagtcACGTGCGCGACGACGATCCCGCAGAGTGGCTACTTCTACCGGCTTCACTTGTCAGCAACTCCGGCAACGAGTGCGATAAGGTCGGCATCTCACCAGACTATTTCTACTCCCAGTCCAGCACTACGCAGTGCAACGCGCAGAAGGGGACGTGCGTGCGGCATCAGCTAGCCGACTACCGTGAGGAGGACCTGGCGCAGATCGCCCAGGGCAAAGGCGGGCGCTACATCGCCGCCTTTCTCAGCATCTTCACGCGGCAGAGGGTGGGGCAGCAGGAGTTCCTGCttgaagcggcgcagcgcatcggcggggcagtgctgcggtggaCAGTTAATGCGGATCAACTCGTGTTCAAGCTGTTTCCGGTGAGCGGCGTTCTGGACACTGTCAGGTTTGTCAGTGGCACCGGCGCCCTCTACGTAACGGTtcgcaacaacaacacctaCGGTGGCCTATACTACGTTGCCGTTGCTCAGTGTCAGAGAGCGCGCGTCTCCGACTGCGCTAATGATGGCGTGACGTCCGAGTGTGTCCGCGAGGCTTTGGTGGCCGGCGCTAATACCTCCTCAATGTTTCAGTTCAGCATGATGAGCGACCCGGCAGAGGAGACGGGGAGCACTGCCTCATGCACTGTCGTCTTGCGCGACGCGGCTAATGCGCTGCTGGCCTCCACAAACGTTTCTTGGGCGATTGAGGCAACCACACCGGCGCCGAATCTTCCCAAAGCAGAGcagtgcaggcgctgcgtcTTCAGCGACCTGCGATGCTTCTTCAGCACCGTCTGCGAGTGGCAGATGCTCGTATGGACAGCGGTGGCCGTGACGGTGACGTGGGCACCGTACGCCATCTTGGCCTACTGGCGCATGGTGTGGCACTTTGGTTCCAAGTATGTGGCGTGGCTTCAGTGA
- a CDS encoding hypothetical protein (TriTrypDB/GeneDB-style sysID: LpmP.35.3970) — MGRPSVVERYFAQCQAHHTPPRPELIAGFRDGVIDVNLAEIPSADIRLFTCALLRTSAPTGLAQLPAVPPHNSLRRRSRQDAASASNTFSQQSAGGDFSQTQFVKLHFSYHTTLPAAHLSRGAASPPASTTLLSTKNRSTLQCLPEAVAQAVKESVGTLSSFAWCDMPLTTIAARGRDPLPQRRGGAQVPPSLTHVLPLCHRLTSLRLDSVPLSHAQFMQLTMFSPKSPAASADGGVAWPALEEASFVRCGLTDTCKVGLVHLLRAAVTLSSGSMWQRSLRCSYANPDDRPLPQPAASTLLLGYSSMRGLKRLDVSQNPLGDETARAIATAIPGSPLRYLNVSSTSITWVGGSLLASPPVLENTAMELVDMSSTGISKMFAHAESAAETKILAESSVVAGFRVVARGMGQLLILRESTRSPQQPWPMLLTTSPIPQPLPAHASGLPPVKSPTPTPACMIQRETENVAPPASTKPASTKPAPFFNTEDQHSAPQLAHTVAAAPGPAVSPYGLWWPLLASWYAAQGIMGPVGSAAVAATGNSADAPGKGYVPVPVPFPMFAPMPMAFTAPHRADFLLSRETPAAFTASPAVGAVAEGKKPCTERGASTSTPGDPPDATPVPLEPLPPTSSAGENNDEAGGESLTGGLVHPLDSASTASETSACSASAPDGLVHRASETAGDRKFLLGLISRLEGYESDIAERLETQYQRTTTQLTLLEKDMRFRLQQLADTDRKQQTAAADRQTALLEALAALRTEPGAVTAEGMTEAMLPQLMHLIEVGMEKVQAALGAEGAVGVKSAKDGEGKASSPLLRSSEVATHVGAATITDRDLVTTASQRLKELGW; from the coding sequence ATGGGGCGTCCTTCAGTCGTGGAGCGATACTTCGCTCAGTGCCAGGCGCACCACACTCCACCACGCCCCGAGCTCATTGCCGGTTTCCGCGACGGCGTGATTGATGTAAACTTGGCGGAGATTCCATCTGCCGACATCCGCCTCTTTACGTGTGCACTCTTGCGCACGTCCGCACCAACTGGCTTGGCGCAACTgccagcggtgccgccgcacaACTCTTTAAGACGGCGGAGTCGACAAGACGCTGCCTCAGCCAGCAACACTTTTTCTCAGCAAAGCGCAGGAGGCGACTTCTCGCAGACACAGTTCGTCAAGCTGCATTTCTCTTACCACACCACCTTGCCAGCGGCGCACCTCTCGCGCGGCGCGGCCTCGCCGCCTGCGTCAACGACATTGCTCTCCACAAAGAACAGGTCGACACTGCAGTGTCTGCCGGAGGCTGTGGCGCAGGCAGTGAAGGAAAGCGTCGGCACCCTGAGCTCCTTCGCCTGGTGCGACATGCCCCTCACTACTATAGCGGCGCGTGGTCGTGATCCGTTGCCACAGCGAAGAGGCGGTGCCCAagtgccgccgtcgctgacgCACGTTCTCCCCCTGTGTCATCGTCTCACCTCCTTGCGCCTGGACAGCGTCCCGCTCTCGCATGCGCAGTTCATGCAGCTGACAATGTTCTCTCCCAAGTCACCTGCTGCGTCGGCGGATggcggcgtggcgtggccagcgctggaggaggcgagctTCGTGAGGTGCGGGCTGACAGATACGTGCAAAGTGGGCCTCGTGCACCTCTTACGTGCCGCCGTGACCCTTTCGTCGGGCTCGATGTGGCAGCgctcgctgcggtgcagctaCGCGAATCCAGATGATCGACCGTTGCCGCAGCCAGCCGCCAGCACCTTGCTCCTCGGTTACTCGTCGATGCGGGGTCTAAAGAGGCTGGATGTGAGCCAAAACCCGCTGGGTGATGAGACAGCTCGTGCGATCGCGACCGCTATTCCTGGCTCTCCCCTACGCTACCTTAATGTGTCCAGTACGTCCATTACCTGGGTGGGCGGCTCCTTGCTAGCTtcgccgccggtgctggaGAATACTGCAATGGAGCTGGTTGACATGAGCAGCACAGGCATCAGCAAGATGTTTGCACACGCTGAGAGTGCTGCCGAGACGAAGATACTGGCGGAGTCTAGCGTCGTGGCTGGTTTCCGGGTGGTGGCGCGCGGCATGGGGCAGTTGCTGATCCTGCGAGAGTCGACTCGCTCGCCTCAGCAGCCGTGGCCCATGCTCCTCACCACTTCCCCCATACCACAGCCGTTGCCAGCACACGCGTCAGGGCTGCCACCCGTGAAGTCCCCCACGCCCACTCCGGCCTGCATGATTCAGAGGGAGACGGAGAATGTggcaccgccagcgtcgACCAAGCCAGCGTCGACCAAGCCAGCGCCATTCTTCAACACTGAGGATCAACACAGCGCACCACAACTTGCCCATACcgtagctgctgctccggGGCCAGCTGTGAGCCCTTACGGACTCTGGTGGCCCCTGCTCGCCAGTTGGTACGCTGCCCAAGGCATCATGGGCCCCGTAGGTTCAGCCGCTGTCGCGGCAACAGGTAACTCCGCTGACGCTCCGGGCAAAGGGTACGTACCGGTGCCAGTTCCGTTTCCGATGTTTGCGCCTATGCCGATGGCCTTTACCGCTCCTCACAGGGCGGATTTCCTCCTTTCCAGGGAGACCCCCGCAGCCTTCACTGCTTCCCCCGCGGTGGGTGCGGTGGCTGAGGGTAAAAAGCCTTGTACAGAGCGAGGAGCGTCCACATCTACCCCTGGTGACCCTCCCGACGCAACCCCAGTGCCATTAGAGCCGTTGCCCCCGACGTCCTCTGCTGGCGAGAACAACGATGAGGCGGGTGGCGAGAGTCTCACGGGTGGACTTGTGCATCCCCTCGACTCTGCGTCGACAGCCTCCGAAACCTCGgcctgcagcgcgagcgcgCCTGATGGCCTTGTGCACCGGGCGAGCGAGACCGCCGGGGACCGCAAATTTCTCCTTGGCCTCATCAGCCGCCTCGAGGGGTACGAGAGCGACATCGCCGAGCGCCTCGAGACGCAGTACCAGCGAACGACAACGCAGCTGACTTTGCTGGAGAAGGACATGCGCTTTCGCCTTCAGCAACTTGCCGACACGGATCGCAAGCagcagacggcagcggcagaccGGCAAACGGCCTTGCTCGAGGCGCTGGCTGCTCTCCGCACTGAGCCGGGTGCCGTGACTGCGGAGGGCATGACAGaagcgatgctgccgcagctcatGCATCTGATAGAGGTGGGGATGGAGAAGGTCCAGGCGGCGTTGGGCGCGGAAGGCGCTGTAGGCGTGAAGAGCGCGAAGGATGGAGAGGGCAAGGCATCATCCCCGCTGCTCCGCTCCAGCGAGGTCGCCACCCATGTCGGTGCGGCGACGATCACGGACCGTGATCTGGTGACGACAGCAAGTCAGCGTCTCAAGGAGCTGGGCTGGTGA
- a CDS encoding eukaryotic translation initiation factor 3 subunit, putative (TriTrypDB/GeneDB-style sysID: LpmP.35.3980): MTSAVDLEGVALHGHMKGVTMLKFNRDGDLLFSSAKDTNCSACCWQVKTGKLLGSYTTVGQVEGRTYDPAMVALDVNRESTLLATASAGEEVLVWSVESGVLLGSVSRSLSSGASVGFSHDDTLMMVATKGRSSTNSAIQVYNVPFTVPKAGEDIAPVKTPFTTFSTFETPDTITWAAWGPTNETIYYAEGGYMNILDVEANKVIRSRQIHEDENEVINRFSWDPNYLALATASTDKTSHLIDFRDLATIQVYRSDVPVNDVSISPNADHVILGGGMDAAAVTTQGGQSIFEVKFFHKVHGHQLGQLRCHFGTINAMSFHPDGRGFASASYDGLIKMYRFGDSYEGTPGAQPLWTL; this comes from the coding sequence ATGACGTCCGCCGTGGACCTCGAGGGCGTGGCGCTTCACGGCCACATGAAGGGTGTGACGATGCTAAAGTTCAACCGAGACGGCGaccttctcttttcatctGCCAAGGACACGAActgcagcgcgtgctgctggcaGGTAAAGACAGGCAAGCTACTCGGCTCCTACACGACGGTGGGTCAAGTGGAAGGTCGCACGTACGACCCGGCCATGGTGGCGCTAGATGTGAACCGTGAGTCCACGCTCTTGGCGACTGCCAGCGCgggtgaggaggtgctggtgtggAGTGTAGAGTCTGGTGTCCTGCTCGGCTCCGTGAGCCGTAGCCTGTCGTCCGGCGCCAGCGTCGGCTTCTCTCACGATGACACGCTGATGATGGTGGCCACAAAAGGCCGCTCTAGCACGAACTCGGCGATCCAGGTGTACAACGTGCCCTTCACGGTACCTAAGGCCGGTGAGGACATTGCCCCTGTCAAGACCCCCTTCACtaccttctccaccttcgAGACCCCTGACACCATTACGTGGGCTGCCTGGGGGCCGACGAACGAGACGATCTACTATGCCGAAGGCGGCTACATGAACATTCTCGACGTCGAAGCGAACAAGGTAATCCGAAGTCGCCAGATCCACGAGGATGAGAACGAGGTGATTAACCGCTTCAGCTGGGACCCCAACTATCTCGCCTTAGCCACTGCCTCCACCGACAAGACGTCTCACCTCATAGACTTCCGCGACCTGGCCACCATTCAGGTGTACCGGAGCGATGTCCCGGTGAATGATGTGTCGATCAGCCCAAACGCTGACCACGTGATCCTCGGTGGTGGCatggatgctgctgctgtgacgaCACAGGGTGGGCAGTCCATTTTCGAGGTGAAGTTTTTCCATAAAGTGCACGGCCACCAGCTCGgccagctgcgctgccactTCGGTACCATCAATGCCATGTCGTTCCACCCTGATGGTCGCGGCTTTGCCAGCGCTAGCTACGACGGCCTCATCAAAATGTACCGCTTCGGTGACTCGTACGAGGGTACACCTGGTGCGCAGCCTCTGTGGACGCTGTAG
- a CDS encoding mitochondrial glycoprotein, putative (TriTrypDB/GeneDB-style sysID: LpmP.35.3990) — MWCAQTVPRSPPLPRASASMVGMLRRFGSVQDASALRSLTVVTHGRRALSTEKPVDGETQWVRAMGSKYGPGNYQLFRALYKDLCDEIRREYYTKPPPPPLATRTTNASSSLAAAEVAPGIKDSSSGVARQSSGAGGADVTASPTHTEGMSAAPEREDGISEVTHAAQQTAASRLLWQPEETYGDGSWSVQHRPEDNVVVFHRDAVKEGRLAAVHAWARIELKDPPRLNAVLTFADWIPLEVCVERNGVILHFSMASNEGGMHMRNVRVYAPKSALERAAFLDPSDDGEHARKNFYYDGPCLWHLEQDMLNELYDVMQDHGVTLDWIRWAASWVFYLEYVNYVRWNLGMLEELIPSSVRGPEEDFLLPVEKALLEEPVEDWLSAHSI; from the coding sequence ATGTGGTGCGCTCAAACGGTGCCACGCagtccccctctcccgcggGCCTCGGCTTCAATGGTCGGGATGCTTCGTCGATTCGGGTCGGTGCAGGACGCATCCGCACTGCGCTCGCTGACTGTCGTCACCCATGGCCGCCGTGCCCTCTCCACTGAGAAGCCCGTGGATGGGGAAACGCAATGGGTACGTGCGATGGGCAGCAAGTACGGCCCTGGCAACTACCAGCTCTTCCGTGCGCTTTACAAGGACCTGTGTGACGAGATACGGCGCGAGTACTACACAaagcccccacccccgccactCGCAACAAGGACCACCAATGCCTCATCTtcgctggcggctgccgaAGTGGCACCGGGTATCAAGGACTCTTCCTCTGGCGTTGCAAGGCAGAGTAgtggagcaggcggcgctgacgtAACAGCATCGCCaacgcacacagaggggaTGTCGGCAGCCCCTGAGCGTGAAGATGGTATTAGTGAAGTGACACACGCAGCCCAGCAAACTGCGGCGTCTCGTCTCCTTTGGCAACCGGAAGAGACATACGGAGACGGCTCCTGGTCTGTGCAGCATCGCCCTGAAGACAACGTCGTTGTGTTTCATCGTGACGCCGTGAAGGAGGGCCGTCTTGCCGCCGTGCATGCGTGGGCGCGCATCGAGCTGAAGGACCCCCCACGGCTGAATGCGGTACTCACGTTTGCCGACTGGATTCCGCTCGAGGTGTGCGTTGAGCGAAACGGCGTCATCCTTCACTTTTCCATGGCGTCGAACGAGGGTGGTATGCACATGCGCAACGTGCGGGTGTACGCGCCGAAGTCGGCGTTGGAGCGCGCGGCGTTCCTGGACCCGTCCGATGACGGCGAGCACGCGCGGAAGAACTTCTACTATGATGGGCCGTGCCTGTGGCACCTGGAGCAGGATATGCTGAACGAGCTCTACGACGTCATGCAAGATCATGGCGTCACCCTTGACTGGATTCGATGGGCCGCTTCGTGGGTTTTCTACCTGGAGTACGTCAACTACGTGCGGTGGAACTTGGGAATGCTCGAGGAGCTCATTCCCTCATCCGTGCGCGGTCCTGAGGAGGACTTCTTGTTGCCTGTGGaaaaggcgctgctggaggagcccGTCGAGGACTGGCTTAGCGCCCACAGCATTtag